A region from the Bactrocera dorsalis isolate Fly_Bdor chromosome 1, ASM2337382v1, whole genome shotgun sequence genome encodes:
- the LOC125775566 gene encoding uncharacterized protein LOC125775566, with the protein MTSFGGEIANEQNYNPTFKVHGKFLPHPDQERKYLQIYFLGDSHDEVNRRCAIFNTTKREIIEQLQQMLHEHNGLIRLFTISLERMPTDHHSIIIQADKRPKGTLEKQYNAPTVSEISVVVVGENLQSRDIVIKRRNHNALKRISETHRSYDSMQYPLMFCRGEDGYHLGYKMINPVNG; encoded by the exons atgacgtcgtttggcggtgaaattgcaaacgaacaaaactacaatccaacgtttaag gtTCACGGCAAATttttgccgcatccagatcaagaacgcaaatatctccaaatttactttctgggagattcacatgatgaagtaaatcggcgttgtgctatcttcaatacaacgaaaagagaaataatcgaacaattgcagcaaatgttacacgaacacaatggcctcattagaCTGTtcacgatttcgttggaacgtatgccaacagatcatcatagtataatcatacaagcggacaaaagaccaaaaGGGACACTTGAAaaacaatataatgcacctacagttagcgaaatatcagttgttgttgttggagaaaatttgcagtcgcgtgatattgttatcaaacgtagaaatcataacgcactaaaacggataagtgagacacatcggtcttacgactcaatgcaatatccgctcatgttctgccgtggagaagacggatatcacttaggatataagatgataaatccggtgaatggttag